From the genome of Notolabrus celidotus isolate fNotCel1 chromosome 5, fNotCel1.pri, whole genome shotgun sequence, one region includes:
- the LOC117812889 gene encoding collagenase 3-like: protein MRSYSLCIITSLALTVYCAPASPTSPAPLTAQDESLAESYLKNFFNLTEERGPNARRGISPVARKLTEMQRFFGLQITGSLDADTVTLMKKSRCGVPDGNIAQFSTFGGSPKWGKNSLTYRIENHTPDMSVAEIDDSIEKALQVWAKVTPLRFTRIHRGTADIMISFGSRSHGDYYPFDGPDGTLAHAFAPSQGIGGDAHFDDDETFTFRSNRGYVLFMVAAHEFGHSLGLSHSDDPGALMYPVYTYRNPDTFVLPRDDINGIQTLYGSNPDPKDPARPEPEAPTTPDSCDSTMVLDAVTTLRGEMLFFKDSFFWRSQPQSYTPTQSLITGFWPNAPVNIDAAYESRQSDKIFLFKGRRVWAFAGYTPVRGYPKRLSTFGLPRGVRKIDAALYDADSSKTLFFVGNNYYSYDEARRTMDRGFPKRVDETFSGFDRKVTAAFQYRGFTYIYSGPYMFEYDLRSGRLFRVLRNGYFLRCNNY from the exons ATGAGGTCATACAGTCTGTGCATCATAACAAGCCTGGCTCTCACAGTTTACTGTGCTCCAGCATCACCAACATCACCAGCACCACTCACTGCCCAGGATGAAAGTTTAGCAGAG AGCTACCTGAAGAACTTCTTCAACCTCACAGAGGAGAGGGGTCCAAATGCCAGACGGGGGATCAGTCCGGTGGCCAGGAAGCTGACTGAAATGCAGCGATTCTTTGGCCTCCAGATAACTGGGTCCCTTGATGCAGACACGGTAACATTGATGAAGAAGTCCCGCTGTGGCGTCCCAGATGGAAACATTGCACAATTCTCCACCTTTGGAGGCAGCCCTAAGTGGGGAAAAAACAGCCTCACCTACAG GATCGAGAACCACACACCTGATATgtccgtggcagagatcgatgACTCCATAGAGAAAGCTCTGCAGGTTTGGGCCAAAGTCACTCCTCTGAGATTTACAAGAATCCACAGGGGCACCGCTGACATCATGATCTCCTTTGGCAGCAGAT CACATGGAGATTATTACCCCTTTGATGGCCCTGATGGCACTCTGGCCCACGCCTTCGCCCCCTCCCAAGGCATTGGAGGAGATGCTCACTTTGATGACGATGAGACCTTCACTTTCCGCTCGAACAGAG GTTATGTCCTCTTTATGGTGGCTGCCCATGAGTTTGGTCACTCCCTTGGTCTGTCTCACTCTGATGATCCTGGCGCTCTCATGTACCCTGTGTACACATACAGAAACCCTGACACCTTTGTGCTGCCCCGTGACGACATTAATGGAATCCAGACTCTCTATG GTTCAAACCCTGACCCTAAGGATCCTGCTCGCCCTGAACCAGAGGCCCCCACTACCCCTGATTCCTGTGACTCAACCATGGTTTTGGACGCTGTAACCACCCTGCGAGGAGAGATGCTCTTCTTCAAGGACAG cttCTTCTGGCGCAGCCAACCCCAGAGCTACACACCGACACAAAGTCTCATCACAGGCTTCTGGCCCAACGCTCCAGTCAACATCGATGCTGCTTACGAAAGCCGGCAGTCAGACAAAATCTTCCTCTTTAAAG GCCGCAGGGTGTGGGCTTTCGCTGGCTATACTCCCGTTCGTGGTTATCCTAAAAGACTGTCCACTTTTGGTCTCCCAAGAGGTGTGCGGAAAATCGATGCAGCCCTGTACGACGCTGACTCTAGCAAGACTCTGTTCTTTGTGGGCAACAATTACTACAG TTACGATGAGGCCAGACGGACCATGGACCGCGGCTTCCCCAAGCGGGTGGATGAGACCTTCAGCGGCTTTGACAGGAAGGTGACCGCAGCTTTCCAGTACAGAG GTTTCACATACATCTACAGTGGACCCTACATGTTTGAGTACGACCTGAGGAGTGGCAGGTTGTTCCGCGTGCTGAGGAACGGCTACTTCCTACGCTGCAATAATTACTAG
- the LOC117812835 gene encoding collagenase 3-like translates to METFKLCVLLSLAVAACCVPLPKITLKDKIIAESYLKKFFNLTEESGPTIRRGTSPLVEKLRDMQKFFGLQITGTLDEETLTMMKKPRCGVPDGHIGEFSTFGNSHKWRKNSLTYRIENHTPDMSEAEVDISIEKALQVWANETPLRFTRIYSGIADIMISFGAGSHGDYYPFDGPGGTLAHAFPPAPGLGGDAHFDEDEEFTFSSESGFNLFLVAAHEFGHSLGLTHSDDPGALMYPVYIQRNPDTFVLPRDDVNGIQSLYKSNPDKDPANPGPEPPTTPDSCDSTLVLDAVATLRGEMIFFKGSFFWRSYPQSATPQQSLITNFWSSAPSNIDAAYESRQSDSVFLFKGRQMWAFSGYDLVSGFPKSISSFGLPENVKKIDAALYDVASGKTLFFVGSEYYSYDEDKQRMDAGFPKNVDEIFSGLTGKVTAAFQYRGFTYVYSGPYMFEYSLRSGRLYRVLRNSYFLRCNKY, encoded by the exons ATGGAGACTTTTAAGCTATGTGTTCTACTAAGCCTGGCAGTCGCTGCTTGCTGCGTGCCGTTACCAAAGATCACTTTGAAGGATAAGATTATTGCAGAG AGCTACCTGAAGAAGTTCTTCAACCTTACAGAGGAGTCCGGTCCAACTATCAGACGAGGGACCAGCCCCTTGGTAGAGAAGCTGAGAGATATGCAGAAATTCTTTGGTCTACAGATCACCGGGACTCTCGATGAAGAGACCTTGACAATGATGAAGAAGCCTCGCTGTGGCGTCCCAGATGGACATATTGGCGAATTCTCCACCTTTGGAAACAGCCATAAGTGGCGGAAAAACAGCCTCACCTACAG GATAGAGAACCACACACCTGACATGTCTGAGGCAGAGGTTGATATTTCCATAGAGAAAGCTTTGCAGGTTTGGGCCAATGAAACTCCTCTGAGATTTACAAGAATCTACAGTGGCATCGCAGACATCATGATCTCCTTTGGCGCTGGAT CACATGGAGATTATTACCCCTTTGACGGCCCTGGAGGTACTCTGGCCCACGCCTTCCCCCCCGCCCCAGGCCTTGGAGGAGATGCTCAttttgatgaagatgaggaaTTCACTTTCAGCTCAGAGTCAG GCTTCAACCTCTTTTTGGTGGCTGCTCATGAGTTCGGTCACTCTCTGGGTTTGACTCACTCTGATGATCCTGGCGCTCTCATGTACCCAGTGTACATACAAAGAAACCCTGACACCTTTGTGCTGCCCCGTGACGATGTCAATGGAATCCAGTCTCTCTATA AGTCAAACCCTGACAAGGACCCTGCCAACCCCGGACCCGAGCCCCCTACCACCCCTGATTCTTGTGATTCTACCCTGGTTTTGGATGCCGTTGCCACACTGCGAGGAGAGATGATCTTCTTCAAGGGCAG CTTCTTCTGGCGTAGCTACCCTCAGAGCGCCACACCTCAGCAGAGTCTCATCACAAACTTCTGGTCCAGTGCTCCAAGCAACATCGATGCTGCTTACGAAAGCAGACAATCTGACAGCGTCTTTCTCTTTAAAG GTCGTCAAATGTGGGCTTTCAGCGGCTATGATCTTGTGAGCGGCTTTCCCAAGTCAATTTCCAGCTTTGGTCTGCCCGAAAACGTGAAGAAAATCGATGCAGCCCTCTATGATGTTGCATCAGGCAAGACTCTGTTCTTTGTCGGCAGCGAGTACTACAG TTATGACGAGGATAAACAAAGAATGGACGCAGGATTTCCCAAGAATGTGGATGAGATCTTCAGCGGTCTGACCGGGAAGGTCACAGCAGCTTTCCAGTACAGAG GTTTCACTTACGTCTACAGTGGACCCTACATGTTTGAGTACAGCCTGAGGTCCGGCAGGTTGTACCGTGTGCTGAGGAACAGCTACTTCCTGCGCTGCAACAAGTACTGA